From the Pedobacter cryoconitis genome, one window contains:
- a CDS encoding helix-turn-helix domain-containing protein yields MEGKREIIFDRLVYSCAFEKHRGYEEFIPEHFLGFQLSGETHAFHADGNTVIPESTVVLVRKNQLIRTVKYPSKSGKYQFLSITLDKETLQQYAIENKIVIENHYKGKQKLFFEPDDFLQNYFISLSPYVNKKKEATPRLADLKIREAIELLLQSNPDFKQILFDFSEPYKMDLEEFMNQNYMFNVSVESFASLTGRSLSGFKRDFTKIFGSTPKQWLREKRLDEAYYLIKYKQQKAADFYLDLGFENLSHFYFSFKQKFGLTTSEI; encoded by the coding sequence ATGGAAGGAAAGCGCGAGATAATATTCGACAGGTTGGTGTATTCATGCGCTTTTGAAAAGCACAGAGGGTATGAAGAGTTTATTCCTGAACATTTTTTGGGATTTCAATTATCTGGCGAAACACACGCTTTCCACGCAGATGGAAATACTGTTATTCCTGAAAGTACGGTTGTATTAGTTAGGAAAAATCAGCTCATCCGAACGGTGAAATATCCTTCAAAGTCGGGAAAATACCAGTTTCTTTCCATTACACTAGATAAAGAAACCTTGCAGCAATATGCGATTGAAAATAAAATTGTAATAGAAAACCATTACAAAGGAAAGCAGAAATTATTTTTTGAGCCTGATGATTTTCTGCAAAATTATTTCATTTCATTGTCTCCTTACGTGAATAAGAAAAAAGAAGCGACGCCGCGATTGGCAGATTTAAAAATCAGGGAAGCGATAGAGTTGCTTTTACAAAGCAATCCTGATTTTAAGCAAATTTTATTTGATTTTTCTGAGCCCTACAAGATGGATCTGGAAGAGTTTATGAACCAAAACTATATGTTTAACGTATCTGTAGAATCTTTTGCCAGCCTCACAGGACGAAGCCTTTCAGGATTTAAAAGAGATTTTACTAAAATATTTGGCTCCACCCCAAAGCAATGGTTGCGAGAGAAAAGATTGGATGAAGCCTATTATTTAATTAAATACAAGCAACAAAAGGCAGCAGATTTTTATTTGGATTTAGGTTTTGAAAACTTGTCCCATTTCTATTTTTCATTTAAACAAAAATTTGGTTTAACTACTTCTGAAATATAA
- a CDS encoding restriction endonuclease, with amino-acid sequence MKKTYEQGEAFETLSYNLVQEALNNFKFGLLPSCCKVFKKQPYYSVTREKNIIFDISLEVLPEGAERRILLYLIECKDYRTHKVPIDDVEEFWAKASQVSDMGVKPVMITTSTFESGANIFAKNKGIMLIEVGEKLNTNPINLLL; translated from the coding sequence ATGAAAAAGACTTACGAGCAAGGAGAGGCATTTGAAACTTTATCGTACAATTTAGTACAAGAGGCGTTAAATAATTTCAAATTTGGCTTACTTCCATCATGCTGTAAAGTATTTAAAAAACAGCCATATTATTCTGTTACAAGAGAAAAGAATATCATTTTTGATATTAGCTTGGAAGTTTTGCCTGAAGGTGCCGAACGAAGAATACTTCTTTATTTAATTGAATGTAAAGATTACAGAACTCATAAAGTTCCAATTGATGATGTGGAAGAGTTTTGGGCAAAAGCTTCTCAAGTTTCTGATATGGGAGTTAAACCTGTGATGATTACTACTAGTACTTTTGAGAGTGGAGCTAACATTTTTGCAAAGAATAAAGGTATTATGCTTATTGAGGTTGGTGAGAAATTGAATACAAACCCAATAAATTTATTATTATAA
- a CDS encoding VOC family protein yields MKAINPWINFNGNAEEAFTFYKSVFGGEFTKIIRFKELATAEFPVAANDADKLMYIALPIGLNNLLIANDVPEFMGQVSENENRSKIALSVESKEEADNIFNGLSAGGDIEGQIGDSPWGTYAGMFRDKYGIEWIVEFDPNYNG; encoded by the coding sequence ATGAAAGCAATCAATCCCTGGATTAACTTCAATGGCAATGCCGAAGAAGCATTCACCTTTTACAAATCAGTTTTTGGAGGAGAGTTCACAAAGATCATTCGTTTCAAAGAACTGGCAACTGCCGAATTTCCGGTAGCAGCTAATGACGCAGATAAACTCATGTACATTGCTTTGCCTATTGGCCTAAATAATTTGTTAATAGCCAATGACGTTCCTGAATTTATGGGACAGGTAAGTGAAAACGAAAACCGGTCAAAAATAGCATTGAGTGTCGAAAGTAAGGAAGAGGCAGATAATATATTTAACGGACTGTCAGCAGGCGGTGATATTGAAGGGCAGATTGGCGACAGTCCCTGGGGCACATATGCAGGAATGTTTAGAGATAAATATGGCATTGAATGGATTGTGGAATTTGATCCAAATTACAACGGGTAA
- a CDS encoding helix-turn-helix domain-containing protein — MAILEFITKEDLEKFKLELFVELRRPGQKLHKQSEQKEWLKSYEVRKLLSISPGTLQSLRNNGALKFNKVGGLIYYKYEDVVTLVEGKNGRGR, encoded by the coding sequence ATGGCAATATTGGAATTTATCACTAAAGAAGATCTTGAAAAGTTTAAATTAGAGCTGTTTGTAGAACTTAGAAGACCTGGGCAAAAGTTACATAAGCAAAGCGAGCAAAAGGAATGGTTGAAAAGTTATGAGGTTCGAAAGCTTTTAAGTATATCGCCTGGAACGTTGCAGAGTTTGAGAAATAATGGTGCTCTAAAGTTTAATAAAGTAGGAGGGCTTATTTACTACAAATATGAAGATGTGGTCACATTAGTTGAAGGCAAAAATGGGAGAGGTAGATAA
- a CDS encoding GlcG/HbpS family heme-binding protein codes for MNITYNQAAKALNASIEKAKKLNIPVSIAVVDAGGHPVAFARLDSVYGVIDFAVKKARTAVMFGVDSDVMGTIIAGAELHGYGMLNSNDGLLTVAGGVVLKNKEGNIIGAIASSGGSPEQDKEIASTGAVVLY; via the coding sequence ATGAATATAACTTATAATCAAGCGGCAAAAGCGCTGAATGCTTCCATAGAAAAGGCGAAAAAATTAAATATTCCTGTTAGTATTGCAGTTGTAGATGCAGGCGGGCACCCGGTGGCTTTTGCAAGATTAGACAGTGTTTATGGTGTTATAGATTTCGCAGTAAAAAAAGCAAGAACAGCTGTAATGTTTGGTGTGGATAGTGACGTGATGGGAACTATAATTGCAGGTGCGGAATTGCATGGGTATGGAATGCTGAATTCAAACGATGGATTATTGACGGTTGCCGGGGGTGTTGTTCTAAAAAACAAAGAAGGAAATATAATTGGTGCAATTGCTTCATCTGGAGGGTCTCCAGAACAGGATAAAGAAATAGCAAGTACGGGAGCAGTTGTACTTTATTAA
- a CDS encoding uracil-DNA glycosylase family protein — MEELLEEIRSCTICKGKLPNFPRPVVQASVESKIVIIGQAPGQKVQNSGIPWDDQSGNELRRWLGVSKEQFYDDKLFALVPMGFCYPGKGISGDLPPRPECAPRWHQPLLAEMNDIRLIMLIGQYAQNYYLKDIKNTTLTERVRDFRNYLPSFLPIVHPSPRNKIWQKKNSWFEYEVVPFLRDVTADIIKIDNLL, encoded by the coding sequence GTGGAAGAGCTTTTAGAAGAGATCCGGTCTTGTACAATCTGTAAGGGTAAATTACCTAATTTTCCAAGGCCTGTTGTGCAGGCTAGTGTTGAATCTAAGATTGTGATCATAGGGCAGGCGCCCGGACAAAAGGTTCAGAATAGTGGTATTCCATGGGATGATCAGAGTGGAAATGAGTTAAGAAGGTGGTTAGGGGTGAGTAAGGAGCAGTTCTACGATGATAAACTGTTTGCTTTAGTTCCAATGGGGTTTTGTTATCCCGGTAAAGGTATTTCAGGAGATCTTCCTCCTCGTCCTGAATGTGCACCCCGATGGCATCAGCCTTTACTTGCCGAAATGAATGATATCAGGTTGATCATGCTTATCGGCCAGTATGCCCAAAACTATTATTTGAAAGATATAAAGAATACGACACTTACAGAAAGGGTGAGGGATTTCAGGAATTACCTGCCTTCATTTTTACCAATTGTACACCCATCACCAAGAAATAAGATCTGGCAAAAGAAAAATTCATGGTTTGAATATGAGGTAGTCCCATTTTTGAGGGATGTTACAGCTGACATTATTAAAATTGATAATTTGCTTTAA
- a CDS encoding DNA-formamidopyrimidine glycosylase family protein — MFEIPYLENCAEILEKRFKNKVLQKVDLQCEKSINVSREILSESIVEHELKRVWRDGLSLRLQFKSYSVLELSFSTSAFIQVIEQNLKADPFLLNLHFSGGSIISVKDTRKSSTFRLNPINTDIPDALSKEFTFNYLIGLFSNKSEEIKCVLMDQNLIRGIGEAYADEILWYAGISPFSIVSKIPLVKVKLLYKTIKYVFIDAIKQVRKINPIGYNKTDNNLLLIHNISKKNSPTGGMIKMKVISDKKVYYTDEQYLYI; from the coding sequence ATGTTTGAAATACCCTATTTAGAGAATTGTGCCGAAATCTTAGAAAAAAGATTTAAGAATAAAGTTCTGCAAAAAGTTGACCTTCAATGTGAAAAATCTATAAATGTTTCTAGAGAAATACTAAGTGAAAGCATTGTCGAACATGAATTAAAAAGAGTATGGCGAGATGGTTTGTCACTGAGGTTACAATTCAAGAGTTATTCTGTCTTGGAGCTAAGTTTCTCAACTTCTGCTTTCATTCAGGTAATAGAACAAAATTTGAAGGCAGATCCTTTTTTACTGAATCTCCATTTTAGCGGAGGATCAATTATTTCTGTAAAAGATACCCGAAAATCAAGTACGTTTCGATTGAATCCTATCAATACAGATATTCCTGATGCCTTAAGTAAAGAATTCACCTTTAATTATTTAATAGGTTTATTTTCTAATAAAAGTGAAGAAATTAAGTGTGTATTGATGGATCAAAATCTGATTAGAGGAATTGGAGAAGCCTATGCGGATGAAATTCTTTGGTATGCTGGAATCTCTCCTTTTTCAATAGTAAGTAAGATTCCACTTGTTAAGGTAAAGCTGCTATACAAAACAATCAAATATGTTTTTATTGATGCTATTAAACAAGTAAGAAAAATAAATCCTATAGGATATAATAAAACAGATAATAATTTATTGTTGATTCATAATATAAGCAAAAAGAATAGTCCAACTGGAGGAATGATTAAAATGAAAGTTATTTCTGATAAAAAAGTCTATTATACTGATGAGCAATACCTCTATATATAA
- a CDS encoding winged helix-turn-helix domain-containing protein has product MEPISLTKSQARKIIINAAGLARKAQFGEGIEAVYRVIDHLGFVQLDTNYVVERAHHHVMAARIPDYQTEWLAELSEDGRIFEYFTSDAGYLPGHDFRYSLPVKEAFANNGKPMTPAETRMMKIALDRVEREGPLMVSDFDDDRIEASTGWWDWRPAKVALERLYLEGHLMISRTKAFQKIYNLPLNLISPETDLTMPAKEEFARYIIRRTLGALGIAYVKELIWRARRVKGNMVKTELEKMVADGEVQIVKVDGLKSAPLYILSDQNLDIKLAEDVFILSPFDILNVFRHRLKDFFNFDYQIECFVPAAKRKYGYFSLPILSGDTFIARMDAKADRKQKVLIIHNLHFELIELDQIAIEKIIEALKAFVLFNQCRNIIFRKSNNETYLEVIKKGLSN; this is encoded by the coding sequence ATGGAACCTATTTCCCTTACCAAATCACAAGCCCGTAAAATTATCATTAACGCTGCCGGTCTCGCCAGGAAAGCACAATTCGGAGAAGGAATCGAAGCCGTTTACCGGGTAATCGACCATTTAGGGTTTGTACAACTGGATACAAATTACGTCGTAGAGCGCGCGCATCACCACGTAATGGCCGCACGCATACCAGACTATCAAACAGAATGGCTCGCTGAACTTTCTGAAGATGGGCGCATATTTGAGTACTTCACTTCAGATGCTGGTTATCTCCCTGGCCACGACTTTCGCTATTCATTGCCTGTTAAAGAAGCATTTGCAAATAATGGAAAACCGATGACTCCGGCAGAAACCCGGATGATGAAAATAGCGCTTGACCGGGTAGAACGTGAAGGGCCTTTGATGGTAAGTGATTTCGATGACGACAGAATAGAAGCAAGTACTGGCTGGTGGGACTGGCGGCCAGCTAAAGTAGCACTCGAACGCCTTTATCTGGAGGGCCATCTCATGATCAGCCGTACCAAAGCCTTCCAGAAAATATACAACCTGCCGCTCAACCTGATATCTCCGGAAACAGACCTGACTATGCCAGCAAAGGAAGAATTTGCCAGGTACATTATCCGCCGTACACTTGGCGCACTGGGAATAGCCTATGTTAAAGAGTTAATATGGCGGGCAAGGCGCGTAAAAGGAAATATGGTAAAAACCGAACTGGAGAAAATGGTTGCAGACGGCGAAGTGCAAATAGTTAAGGTTGATGGACTAAAAAGCGCGCCGCTGTATATATTATCGGATCAGAACCTTGATATTAAACTAGCTGAAGATGTCTTCATCCTATCCCCTTTTGATATCCTTAACGTCTTTCGTCACCGCTTAAAGGACTTCTTTAATTTCGATTACCAGATTGAATGTTTTGTACCGGCCGCTAAGCGCAAATATGGTTATTTCTCGCTGCCCATACTTTCTGGTGATACTTTTATTGCACGGATGGATGCGAAAGCCGACCGCAAACAAAAAGTGCTGATCATCCATAATCTGCATTTTGAACTAATTGAGCTCGACCAGATTGCTATTGAAAAAATTATCGAAGCTTTAAAAGCCTTCGTTTTATTCAATCAATGCAGGAATATCATTTTCAGGAAATCCAATAATGAGACGTACCTGGAAGTTATAAAAAAAGGCCTTTCCAATTAG
- a CDS encoding AraC family transcriptional regulator, producing the protein MDILKQLVNSVDQNPDSILVVRQQTEQRLPSHQHDKAQLLLVFGGIAYLQTDEKDFYIPSSHYIWIPKNYPHNLMFNTQDLYIINIYFPGESSSGFYNELGIYPVSKLLSEMLSFSEKWHGDYFKGSWEFEFFTTLRNVLPKENLKKFSIQLPTTNDQRLQVIVGQLRGMLNENLTLESTARQWGMSVRSLTRLFQTKLQITFIQYIKMLRIIRAMELIKDSDLNMTEIAYEIGYSNIAAFSNNFHQLTNMRPTEFKAMSRV; encoded by the coding sequence ATGGATATTCTTAAGCAACTTGTAAATAGTGTTGACCAGAATCCTGATTCTATTTTGGTGGTGCGGCAGCAAACCGAGCAACGTCTGCCTTCACATCAACATGATAAAGCTCAGTTACTATTAGTTTTTGGAGGGATTGCTTACCTGCAAACAGACGAAAAGGATTTCTATATTCCGTCCAGTCATTATATCTGGATACCCAAAAATTATCCACATAACCTGATGTTCAATACGCAGGATCTGTATATCATCAACATTTATTTTCCGGGAGAAAGTTCCAGCGGATTTTATAATGAATTGGGTATTTATCCGGTGAGTAAGCTCTTATCTGAAATGCTATCTTTTAGCGAAAAATGGCACGGTGATTATTTTAAAGGATCGTGGGAATTTGAGTTTTTTACAACACTGAGAAACGTGCTGCCTAAAGAAAACCTCAAAAAGTTTTCGATTCAACTTCCTACTACTAACGATCAGCGGCTCCAGGTCATTGTTGGTCAGCTTCGGGGTATGCTGAATGAAAACCTTACTTTAGAAAGTACTGCCAGGCAATGGGGCATGAGTGTAAGAAGTCTGACCAGATTATTTCAGACAAAACTTCAAATCACCTTTATTCAGTATATAAAAATGTTGAGGATTATCCGGGCTATGGAATTGATTAAAGACAGCGATCTGAATATGACAGAAATCGCGTATGAGATTGGATATTCTAATATAGCTGCATTCAGTAATAATTTTCACCAATTGACAAATATGAGACCTACGGAATTTAAGGCAATGTCAAGGGTGTAG